The genomic window TATAATATTCCATATTTTAGCCTCCATGGGATTCTCTTATGTTTTTATAAATTATACCATAAAAAAAACCACTCAGAAACAGTATTCAGAAAAATTCGGATATTATCTAAATATTCATGAGCCTTCCTTTAGATTGCTGTGGAAAATTTCTTCATCGTCCCAAACAATCTTCTCTATCCCTTGAATATTTTTCAAATCATTAAAACAAGAGGATCTCTTAAAGTTACGGGGAGTTCTTAGAAAAAAAGTGATTTCTAAATCCTTTTCATATTCTTCATCGGTATAACTCTTTTGATCCACGATAATATTTTTTATACTGATATGGTATTTGCCAAAGATCGTGCCGATTTCCCCTACTAAACCTGGACGACCAAAAGCATTAAAGCGAACTTCCGAGTATCTTTTCAGTTTATATATCTTTCCTTCTAACGCCTTGAGACCCATCAAGGAAAATAGCGCTAGCAAAGTTGTCAAGGAAGCCGCTGCATAATAACCAAGGCCAATAGCTAATCCTATTCCCCCACTAATCCATATACTTGCTGCGGTAGTAAGCCCTCGTACATTTGTTCCTTCGCGAAGAATGGTTCCGGCACCCAAAAATCCGATTCCACTTACGACTTGAGCAGCTAATCTAGCTGGTTCACCTCCTGATCCATCGGGACCAAGACCATGAAAACCATAGGCGGATAAAATCATAATTAGACAAGAGCCAAGGGTAACCAAAATATGCGTTCGAAATCCTGCGGGACGATTACTGACTTCTCTTTCAAAACCGATAATCCCTCCCAATACAGCTGCCAAAAACAAGCGAAGCGCAATCTCCATTGTTCCGATCATAAAAATATCCTCCTTCTAAATCTAAATGAACAAATAAGCCTATTCGGATTCCTAATTTTATTTTACATGAAAAAATTACGGAAGTCTAATTTTCATTTTTCAATTAATTTTATTCTGTTCGATAATTCTACGGAATATTTGGGTATAGGTTACTTATAACCATAAATTTCTAATATAATCAGAGGAGGAGTACTATGAACATACAATTTTTAGGAGCTGCAAAAGTAGTGACCGGTAGCAATATTTTAATAACTACCAAAAACTATCAATTGTTAATCGATTGTGGTTTATTCCAAGGGAGTGAAGAATTGGAAAAACTTAACCGGGAGCCCTTTCAGTATAATCCCGAAGAAATAGATTTTATGCTTCTAAGTCATGCTCATATCGATCATAGCGGAAGGATTCCTAAACTTGTCAAAGAAGGTTTTAATGGAAAAATTTATTGCACCAATGCAACTTATGATTTGTCGGATATAATGCTTAAGGATAGTGGTCATATCCACGAGTCTGATACAAAATGGCTTAATAAATCCAGAAAGCGCTCCGGAAAAAAAACGCTTGAACCTTTATACACTGTACAGGATGCAGAAAACAGTCTGCGATATTTCGAACCGGTCCTCTATGATCAAAAAATTAATATTAATGATGATATTTCTGTACGATTTAAAGATGCCGGTCATATTTTAGGTTCATCGATTATAGAACTTTGGATCAAGGAACAAGAGGATACCGTAAAGATCGTGTTCTCCGGTGACTTGGGAACCTCGGGTAAGCCCATCATTCGCGATCCGGATTTTATTAAAGAAGCGGATTATTTGATTGTTGAATCCACCTATGGCAACCGGATCCATGAAAACAAAGAGTTCCGTATGAAAAAGTTGATGGAAATCATTAATGATACCGTATCTAAAAATGGCACTGTAATCATCCCATCTTTTGCCGTGGGAAGAACCCAAGAATTAATATATGAACTCCATAAGTACTATGAAGAACATGACAATATTGAAGAATTCTTAAAAATCCCGATCTATATCGATAGTCCCATGGCCATCTCTGCTACTGAGATATTTAAGAAAAATACCTATGCCTTCGATGAGGAAGCCCGGAAGTATATTTTAGAAGGCCACAACCCACTGGATTTTGAAAATCTCCATTACGTCAGAGATCATAAAGAATCCATGAGATTGAATGAAGCGGATTATCCGAAGGTTGTTATCTCAGCAAGCGGAATGTGCACAGCCGGACGTGTCCGACACCATTTAAAGCATAATTTATGGAAAGAAAAAAATGCCGTGGTTTTTGTCGGTTACCAAGCCCATGGTACGTTAGGAAGAATTTTACAGGAAGGCGTAGATTCCGTAAAACTTCTCGGAGAGGAAATTGCAGTCCTGGCATCTATTCATAGTGTGGAAGGTTTTTCCGCCCATGCAGATCAAAATGATCTAATAAACTGGATTGGTCATTTTGAAAAGAAACCACAAAAGATTTTTTTAATACACGGAGAAGAGGATAACTCTCGAGGTCTTTATGAGTTGATCAAAGAAAAATACAATATCAAATCCCTCATCCCATCAATGGGCTACTCCTTCACCGTGGAAGAATCCGTACTGAAAGAAGAGTCCGGAGAAATGCTTAAACCTATTGAGAGAAAAGAAGTCATTAAGCGGGAGTTACAAGAAGTACTTCAGCAATTTGAGAATCTGGAGGATAAAGCCGATCAATTTTTAGATGAAATTGTTCTTGAAAAAGAGTATGATAAGATTAAAAATAAACTCTTGGACTTACAACGGGAATTAATGGATATTACCATGCTCATCGGAAAATAGTTTCGGGATTTACACAAATACGTGTTTAGAAAGAAAAATAGGATTGATGCCTGAAAAAAACAGCAGATAATCATCTGCTGTTTTTCCATGCATCAATTCGTTGATTACGATTCTTGTTCAGTTTATTCCATTCCCAGTAGCCTTTAATGTCATTACCATGTTCTGTATCGTTTTTGTGGATCGCTTCATAGGATTTTACCAGTTTGTTTATTTTTTTCTTTTGCATGTCCTTCACCACTCCTCAGTATAAAAAAACTAATTTAAGTATTATTATACATCATTATCAGAATAAATCAAGTGATATTTCAGTTCACTTTGCTCTCTCACCCTGTATTAATCTTCGTATGATTGACTATTTGTCTATTATTTGATAGAGTTATAAAGAGCTTTTATACCAGCCTTATGATTTTAGGAGGATTATTTAATGACCGATATACAACCGGCAACAGAAAGTGCAAGATCTTATTTTATAAATGATTATTTAAGTCGATATGGATCTTTTCAGGATTTAGCAGAGCAGTATGCGGATGCATGTATTTTTACAAATCGATCTTTAGTGGCTACAATTAATGATAAAATCATCGGAGGAATCACCTGGTCAATAAAAGAAGGAATTAATTCCGGACTGGTTGAAATATTTCAGATGTCTATTCTTAAGGAGTACCGAGGAAAAGGTTATGGTTCCCTTTTAGTTGAAAAATGTTTGCAGGATATTGAAAGCTTCTATTGCTTAAGAGGCTATCCATTGCAACGGGTTTACATTATTATCACAGAGTCAAACATCATCGGGCGAAACCTATATCGCAACAAAGACTTTTATGTTGCCGCAAGCTTAATGAATCATCGTTTTGTCAATCAGATGGATCTATTTTATGTTAAGGACTATTTTATCAAAAATTAGTTTTTCGAATGTGATTAATAGAAAATTAACGATTTAATTTTAAGGAGTGAATACAATGAAAAATATAAAAGTAAAAAGAACTGTTATTCTATTGGGTATTCTAGTTTCTTTTTTACTATTATTCGGTTGTTCCGAAGAAGAAGATTACCAGTTAGTTCAAGAAAGTAGATTTGC from Isachenkonia alkalipeptolytica includes these protein-coding regions:
- a CDS encoding MgtC/SapB family protein — translated: MIGTMEIALRLFLAAVLGGIIGFEREVSNRPAGFRTHILVTLGSCLIMILSAYGFHGLGPDGSGGEPARLAAQVVSGIGFLGAGTILREGTNVRGLTTAASIWISGGIGLAIGLGYYAAASLTTLLALFSLMGLKALEGKIYKLKRYSEVRFNAFGRPGLVGEIGTIFGKYHISIKNIIVDQKSYTDEEYEKDLEITFFLRTPRNFKRSSCFNDLKNIQGIEKIVWDDEEIFHSNLKEGS
- a CDS encoding MBL fold metallo-hydrolase RNA specificity domain-containing protein, with translation MNIQFLGAAKVVTGSNILITTKNYQLLIDCGLFQGSEELEKLNREPFQYNPEEIDFMLLSHAHIDHSGRIPKLVKEGFNGKIYCTNATYDLSDIMLKDSGHIHESDTKWLNKSRKRSGKKTLEPLYTVQDAENSLRYFEPVLYDQKININDDISVRFKDAGHILGSSIIELWIKEQEDTVKIVFSGDLGTSGKPIIRDPDFIKEADYLIVESTYGNRIHENKEFRMKKLMEIINDTVSKNGTVIIPSFAVGRTQELIYELHKYYEEHDNIEEFLKIPIYIDSPMAISATEIFKKNTYAFDEEARKYILEGHNPLDFENLHYVRDHKESMRLNEADYPKVVISASGMCTAGRVRHHLKHNLWKEKNAVVFVGYQAHGTLGRILQEGVDSVKLLGEEIAVLASIHSVEGFSAHADQNDLINWIGHFEKKPQKIFLIHGEEDNSRGLYELIKEKYNIKSLIPSMGYSFTVEESVLKEESGEMLKPIERKEVIKRELQEVLQQFENLEDKADQFLDEIVLEKEYDKIKNKLLDLQRELMDITMLIGK
- a CDS encoding GNAT family N-acetyltransferase — protein: MTDIQPATESARSYFINDYLSRYGSFQDLAEQYADACIFTNRSLVATINDKIIGGITWSIKEGINSGLVEIFQMSILKEYRGKGYGSLLVEKCLQDIESFYCLRGYPLQRVYIIITESNIIGRNLYRNKDFYVAASLMNHRFVNQMDLFYVKDYFIKN